Part of the Ruegeria sp. THAF33 genome, GCTACAGTCGAAGGCCAGACAGAAAAGATTGCGCGTTTCATCAACGATGTCGCGAAGAATGCTGGTTTCAACGCAAAGCTGATCAATATCAATGAAATGCCCAGCCGCGTTTCGCTTGACGATGTGGTCAAGGTTATTCTTCTGGCCCCTGTACACGAGCGTAGGCACCCCAAGCCATTCGAAGCATTTGTCGCTTCAAATAGGGATGCCCTCATGAAACGAAAGTCTCTCGTGCTTTCCGTCGGTCTAAAAGCTGCTTTCGCGTCAGGTCGAGAAGAAGCGCGCGACTATCTCGACGAAATGCTTATGCGAACAGATTTTGAACCAAATGCGAC contains:
- a CDS encoding flavodoxin domain-containing protein, encoding MTVLIAFATVEGQTEKIARFINDVAKNAGFNAKLININEMPSRVSLDDVVKVILLAPVHERRHPKPFEAFVASNRDALMKRKSLVLSVGLKAAFASGREEARDYLDEMLMRTDFEPNATALIAGAVRPENYGYFEREILKHVVLLGRKIDPREGAREFTDWDELTSIVIDFLGENGRANTLQPQANS